The Humulus lupulus chromosome 7, drHumLupu1.1, whole genome shotgun sequence region gcttggatgctgGGTACGGAcagtcgttcaactggcactatgttcagagtgtcagcgACCTTTGCACTTGACAACTTCGCCAAAGCAtctgcgttggaattctgatcacgaggcacttgctggagagtgtatttgtcgaactaggctaacagatcctttgctttgttgagataggcgaccatcttcaatcctcgtgcctgatactctcccaagatttgattcacgactagctgagaatcactatagacgtcaagtgcttttatgttcatatccttggctaaccgcagcccagcgagcaatgcttcatatccagcctcattgttagaggcggtgaagtcaaatcttattgcacagtgaaatcgatgcccttccggcattatcagtgtcactcctgctcctgtgtgggattcgttagatgaaccgtctgtgaacaattGTTAGAGGGTGCTTGTATGACATCGGTAATACTTGTTATGATTGTATGGTGAGATGTTATGATATGGTATAATTATGATGTGTTATGGTATGCAATGGTATGTTAAGTTAGGCTACAAGAATGATATGATACGATAGAGATTATTATTGAACTCTATATGTTAAGGTATAGATTATGAGTAGTATATGAATTAGGTTGTGATAATTTGAATTCgtttatgattatgttttatgctttatgTTTATATTTTCTATTTGGGCTTTGGGGGTTGtgacctacatagctcttcttgctgggcgttagctcacaagtactctgtgttgcaggtaagagtGAAAGCATACTAGATGAGGCAATGAGTTGGAGCAGGCTCGGTCTGATGTGTGCATGTCGTGAATGGTTGATATGGGGGTCAAGGGGTTTCTACAAATGCATTATTGTTATAAAGGCCTATAACCTTTGGTTTTATGTTGTGTCTTAAACATGTATTTTTACTTACTTTGTGCATGtaaaacatgattttttttaaatatcgaGATCTTGAGTTGCTTGTGTTTGTAAAAGATGTTAATTCCTATTTGTTTCAAAGAAAGTTTTGTTTTTCATTAAGAGATTGATGTAaacattaatttacttaaatatggaTTATTTAGTAAATTAATAGGTTTTAAGTCGGGTCGTTGCATGGATTTAGGctggttttttatttttgtaaattttgaaTGTCTTGGAGCCCACGCCTAAGTGTCACGAGGGCACGAAAATGCCACTGACTTGTGCTCTCCCAAATTGTCGAGTAAAAATTTTGCTACAGCAGGCAATACCCCTTAATTTTTCAGAAATAACACCCATTTTTCTCCCTGTTTTGATTAAGTAAAATATCTGCAAAATCATCAGACCCCCACATTACTTCCAAAACATCATTTTCTTGCTTTTTTAACACAATAACAAATGTAAAACCACTCTAAAAAACAAcacaataaaatgaaattaaactaacaaaagttaaaataaacataactatTTAAAAAAACACATGTTTTTgcctttcttttctcttttctcttttcattattttcatcttttttttttcaatttatttttattctttctttggGATGCAGTACAAATGAACCCACCAAGTACCATAGCAACCCAAACTTCACATTTTTTAATGATCTTTCAAGGAGATCAATGTATTGTATCATTTTTTAATGATCTTTCAAGGAGATCAATGTATTGTATCGGTCAACCTCGCTTCCCCCAAACTTTGTTCCCTTCCTTGCCACCTTAAATGCTCTCCCAGAATGCTCATCATATAATTCCACCTCACCATTGGGATAAACTTTGATCACTAAGAACACACCATCACACCTTGATTTAAGCTGCTGATGATTTGCTTTCATTAGAGAGTTTGAGGAAAACACTCGCTGCCCAACTTCAaaaaatttgtgaccaaggttttctaccatgtttttttttttctttttcttcttcttcagtaGCTTTTGAGGATGGGATGGTCCTTTTTCCTTACTTTTCCATGGCTTTCCATCTTTCTCAATTTATTCAAAAGAGTCCTTTTTCCTCACTTCCTTGCTATGCTTTTCATGCATCATTTCAATTATCTTGGAGTTGGAAACACTTATGGCTAAGCAATCTTCAACTTCATTAGGAGAGCGTATAGGATTAAAAACCAAAATGTTACTCTTTCTTCTTGAGCTCAAATGGTAAGCTCTCCTTTTTTTAACATCTATCAAAGTTCTCCAGGTGGCAAGGAATGGTCTCCCCAAGATGATTGGAACGTCCCTATCTTTCGCATAGTCAAGAGTAATAAAATTTGCTAGAAAAATGAACTTGTCAACCTATACTAAGACATCTTTAATCTCTCCCTCCACATGCACCATAGAACGGTCAGCTAATTGCAGTGTGAGTGTAGTTGGCCTCGCCTCTCCAATTCTCAACTTTTTAAAAATGGACATGGACATCAAATTAATACTAGCTCCCAAATTACAAAGAGCTTTACCAACATGTCGGCCCCCAGTAGAAATTGGAATTATAAAGCTACCCAGATCCTTCAATTTAGGAGGAATCTTATTCTTCAACATTGCGCTACAACCTTCTGTCAAAACCACCGTTTCAAATTCTCCAAGTCTCTTATTCTTCGTCGAGATATCCTTTAAAAACTTCACATAGTTTTGCATTTgttccaaagcttccaccaaGGGTATGTTGATGTGGTTGCttcaaaacatctaaaaatctCCTTAATTGACGATATTGTTGCTGCTTTTGAAATCATTGTGGAAATGGTGGATGTGGCTTGCTATTTAGCATCTCTGATGCATTTTGTTGAGAAAATGATGCAACATTTGCTTTAGGATCAACATTTGACACATTAGAAGTTCTAGTAAATTCCTCTTTTTTCACACTATTTTGGAATGAAGTGGGCTTGGTTTTGCtcttagaattttttttcatTCAACTCCAGATCTtttccactcctcaaagtgatCACCTTGCAATGCTCTTTACCTTCTCTTCTTGGATTTTCGGTATCACTTGGCAATGCATCTTGTAATATATTTCTCAATTCATTAGCTAGTTTCCCCATTTGAATCTCAATGTTCCTCAAATATGCTGCTTGAATTTGTATCACCGCATCATTCTTGGTCATATACTCTTTCATCAAATTCTCCAAAGAGCTTGATTGAAAAGCTTGTGGAGTAGGAGGTTgagctcttggttgttgttgagaaaaaCCCAGTGGACAAGAAGGCTTTTTAGGCATGGCTGCACCACTTGAACTAGCCCCTTGACCTCCCCAAGAAAAATTTGGATGTTTCCTCCAACCCGGATTGTAAGAGTTGGAATAAGGATTGTTGCAGATGTCATTTTGATTCCCCAAGTAACAAACCGAAGCAGGATTAGAAGGAAAACTATCAAATATTTTCCCATCTCCACAATAAATAAAAGACACATCTACTACTTGGGCCATAGGAGTTGGTTGTAGAGTACCCCCTATACTCATGGTCTTTAGAAGGTTAGtctgtaacgtcctgcgttttcgggtacctttaaatgactcgggtcgggatttttttccccgagttaagaatattattttaaataacatTATATTCTTTTGAatattattccatgagttattgctagcaaacttatgaattttgtgatttaaaagtcaagataagacttttggtcttggatcgacacaaaaaccctaatcgggtaaatatctcataaaataaaatgaaaaactatggccaatatattttgggcataaaatacattcataaaaattaaattttggtcaaaaataataaacttaagggaaaatggaaattttagggcattttgtgttaaatgcttaattttaccgaaatggggaattttattccatgaatagaccttaggttaaattttattgtgcgattaattaaattaagtgtgagagacatttaatttaattatttaatgttaagttttgtgtttaaaacttaatacgagtgaaaaggttataggaagtcaaattgggtttttcttcttgggaaatatttcttaacctttatatatataaaaaaaaatataatcacaTATGTAATGAAGGGTGGCCGCCCATGTCGGGGGGGGGATTTATTTGGGTAAaccaaattatttaattttaaacccCATTTCAAATATTAGGGAAAATAGACAAGTTGATAGTAAAgtaaaaacacttgagtgttttagatattaaagagttgtataaactcttctaaccctccccaaAACTGACCCCCACTCTCTCTCAATCACTCTCaactttttttgaaaactctctcaaagttttctctccaccttcaacctcaagaacactaaggaggcttggaagctaagccttggtctagaaagggttttccctaaggtaaagtttcaataaactagacttttgtaaggTTTTAACCATGGATTTTCAAATAGCTAAtcatctatgttgttggggggagttggttagggtttttgaaaggttttgaaggagtcaaagctaataggaagatccaaaccttaagcaagaacaacaaagaggtaaaaagattacttttttatgatttttgttgtagggtttttatttttaagcattattttgtatatttaatgtttaaagtttcttattggtgatgtaataaggttatggtagttgttttataatttttataatgcttgtgtgttaatttttgaaaatagggaccaaaaccccaatggttttgttggaaaccctaaaacaaaatacatattttgagttgtgacttccaaggggtcaagcatccactgtatattgattttgtaaaagtTAATTATtatgtgatgtttttgagattgagtacataaaattgagattttaaaacactcaaaaatgtttaaaaatgagcgagttatgctatttcaaagtttaggtaaaaaactgttttttcgtattcttaatttcaggaccaagtttggacagacactgtatagggaaaatgaacccatttttttctaaaatttggtggacatattattggcataatctagtattccactgtaaaatttggtaagaaaatactgaacgatttgaaagttattaagtttcaaagtttggaaaaaataaggacttgaaaataaggtcatttttaactcattgttggaaaataatttcaccaataaaaaatgctcattttgacctaagattttacaaagacctaaatggcataccaaaaatggaattgggaaatttcagtaacaattgggtaagtaaatttaaagttatgaactaacaaagtatgtagttaaaaatgtaaaaaaataggcttttcacacttagtgtaaaaatgagattttagaacttaaggtaaaaagtaaaaaatttcttattgcaagatataaacttggtaagtcttgaaaacatattttgactaaaattacaactttgagtttagtgtgaattatttttattcgttttaaaaataaaagatttaatttattaatagttaataaattaaaagagggtttgaaaccctatattttgagaaaatgattaagtgaattatttttctagtaagtaaacttgattaattgattttgaaaaatttacTAGTCAAGATAGGAAATTTTTAACGATTTTCCTAATTAGGagaaattaggctattttctttaAAAggattttagagattaaaaccttaagaaaaataaaaggaaaattaagagtttattttcttgaaaaataattaaggaatttaattaatattttattgatataataccagctaaaatcttctatatattttaatCGACTTGTCGAAAGTacaggttaatagcgatacctttaaTGAATAAGATAtttagcagattgtgggaaaatactattgtgataaccgagcctaggtatcgagaccataggacacgtttccccgagacttagggtttagtctcaaatatttttgtatgagtTTACTTAATGGGTTttaaaccaaataaggatcattaatctttacaaatgatttttattaaaatgaccaaactgccaaaaataataataatgaattatgagtgtcataaataatctgagtatactgtatggataactacagtattggctagtgTAACTAGACTGaatgttggagggtgaaaacctgctgagtgctaaggactccaagtaagtcaacttatttTGTGTGGCTACAAcctgaaacgactattgtatcatatgttagtatagggacacatgcacatatatacacttttgtagaaagttgcttagagacgttagtctagtgagtgttgatttagaaaatatgaacggtagatatctgcCATATCCTAGATGGCTGATCCCCATCACACTACTTGATTTTATTaagtccggttcattaccgcgacgagtggccaagaggtaaggattgctggttaaacctaggggcgccaaaatgaatgggacctaggggccctcatgcttacttaatcagtgaacggttagaacccgagcaagtgctctgataagttattcctggatagcagccgcgaatattggccattcagtgagagtgcctagagatactaggggttgccaagtttgagtgaggctgaacaccctaggggaaactgctcaccagcaccacttattaacatagaagtctctgtaaactcgtataaattcgattacactcttggataagtagtgatgccctaggtaacgcgatagttacccttgatggggatatttattggctagatcttagtgttgagacttgattctctcttacagattagcatttatgttggagggcgtgttatgcccgaattgttggagattgtcgagcgttggtctcaaattatattgtgatatattatatctgcttggtctgggattttctgagtgcatggatatatttgttgataagatatagttgtgatataatatatctgcttgttctgggattttctgagtgcagggatatatttgttgataagatatagttgtgatataatatatctgcttgttctgggaatTTCTGAGTGCAgaaatttatctgtttatatgaaataaattGTCATTGTttatcaggcataaccataagtttgccaggatgcttttgtgttcttgaaattgattgtgtagggttcgGATGGATTTGAAACCCTAATTctttgcatgcttttgttttaaagttgaacttactaagcgttttcgcttacctagttgtttcctattgtaggtaagaacaagggcaaggcagagcagtgagtgctggagtctaccttgcaaatttacatgtggaccgaccttttgggaagccgttttatttttggaaatattgtgtaattttcctaaactaggttCACTCTGcactttataaaatatgttgtaatgaaatgttaagtatggtcatacgacttttttaaaatattttttatacgggtttttaagaaattttgttaaatgaaaacatttatatttctgcattatcgagtctttaAAATATTGGTCGTTACATAGTCATAGATAAAACTTGAGTGGTCAAAGTTATCAAATAATCTACCCCATGAATACCCGCTACCTTTCTTCCTATTGGGGCTCTAGCATTAGACCATTGGTAATTATTATTGGCAATTGATACAAAATCTCATATGCTTCATtgtaggacttagagagaatagccccattTGCTGAAGCATCCAAAACCATACAAGTAGAAGCATTGAGACCATTGTAAAAAGTCTACATTTGAATGCAATGTAGaattccatgatgtgggcacttcctCAATAACTTCTTGAACCTCTCCCAAGCATCACACACTGACTCATCCTCCAACTGTTGAAAAGAAATAATCTCATTCCGAAACTTGGCATTTTTCATTGGAGGGAAATATTTCATCAAAAATTTCTCAACTAACTCATTCCACGTAGTAACTGTGTCAAAAGGAAGTGTattgagccaagctctagctctaTCCCTCAAAGAAAAAGGGAACAATTTCAATCTCAAAGCTTCTTCGGTAATGCCTTGCAAACTGAAGGAATCGCTTACCTCCAAAAATGAGCGAAGATGGAGATGAGGATCCTCTgtaggcagcccactaaattgacccagtgtctgcaacatttggaacatcatCAGCTTCATCTCAAATTGAGTTGCTTGAATTTCATGCCTAACAATGCCAGAATTCATCTCATTAAACATAGGGGCAACGTACTCCCTTATGGCCCTTTCTCTATCATCGTCCATAACAATAGCATTAGCGACATTGGCTGCATTATTAGCAACCCCAACATCTGCATTAAGCATGAGTTGAGCTTGAATCTCCTCAACCCCTTCACCTTCTTTAGCCATAGTAAggttgttcccttagtcttcttctaaaTGTGTGTTCAATCTCATGGTCAATAAAGGCTAGCTCAAAATCTTGATGCTTGTTCATGCAACAGAATCAATCTAGCAAAGCACAAATCAAGCAAACAAGATTAGtggaaaataagaaaaatattgcAAAGTAATTAATAATacacaaaattataatttcaatcCCCGGCAACAACACCAAAAATTTGTTGTTATAAAATTTGATCAATTATGTGCAATtgtacacagtcacaaaacaagtaataaagtgatacaTATTCAAGATCGTCTCCACATGGATTGCAAATTATTACTAAGTGGacaaatcaattaccaaacaattGCAAAAGTAaccaaattaatttgttttgacTTTTGTAAACTAACACTACTTGAGATCAATTAgaaatgcttaaaaataaactgAAATGCCAAactaaaaaaaagaagaaatcaaTTGGTTGAAAtgggcttgaattattaaatccctCTATGTAAAGTGACCTGTatgttttgctgcagcaaaatctCAACAAAATTCTCAAAGCTAACAAGAACTTTTCCAAATTCACAAATCTTGCAGTATTAATTATTTCCCAAAGAATTCAAATTAAGTTCATAGAACTTTCCCAAATCCTATGGTATTAATTCTttcacctaattaaacatattcctatgtcaatcaagtttaagaattcagatttaagcatcaattcacaattgttacacaaggaaaataacatattcctatgctattcacaaaacataatctaacaagattatctacttgtgtcattcaaatttatccattatattcaaacttcccaacacAAATATAACTAATCATCTTGCCATtgatggccaaacaacaacaagaattaatcattaagcacacttgaatgaacaatgggtatTCTTACTAAAATTAATTGCTAGGAATTGAAAACTAAGACATAGAGTTTATTAATAATCCAAGCCTCAAAATATCTAGTTCATGGCTAAATCAAGAATACTGGAGAAAATAGGAAAGGAATAACGAACAAAGAGAAGAAATAACCCAAAATGATGATGGAATGAATATTCtgttcttctcttcttcttcatcttttctccctttccttcATTGTACTGCTGAAGTCTCCTATTACTtggtgtttctctctctaaaaatggTTGAATATGGTAATGAAGGCtgtcatcttcttttcttttcagctAGGGTACAAAACCCTTTTTCCCCAAAGTACATAAATGCCCTTCAAAGACTCTCCACGTGATACTCCCAAAGAGCTTTTAGAAATTACTCCAAAATTCAGTCCATTATCTCTAATTTTAGCCACCTCGTCACTCCTTGCCAGCTTAATTAATGGTGCCACCTATCTCTCCTTCATATGCTGAATTTCCCTCTTTGGAACAACATAGAGCCAATtcactttttatcttttttttttctttagataATTCATGCATAACCTCATTATATTTTCTATTTTCAGCTCTTAAATACTCAAAAGATACAATAGACTCacaacacacaaaaaaaaataacaaaaattactCATCACTCTTCCAAATTTTACATTTGCAAGTTTAAAAGCaacaaaataactctttattcaagagtttcacatgttcatggtatgaatgcaaatcttgaaaaCAAAAGATTAAATGATTTTGAGATGAACTTAAaaagatttaataattaatactaacaacataaacacaatagaatgacaaaataaatattagGGTTAGAAAGATACAACCTTTTTCTTtaagcaacttgaatcttcaacttggggaacttctaaggcatATACACactaagaatattgttgtccaaaatttctattccaagctttcccatattgcttgaagcttcaaccaagtagaatgagatttgggattaaACAACCCTTAAAACTCATGTAAGttaagcaatgcttgatgagtttcttggagaaaaatttgGTCTATgagacctagagagagagaggatagAAAGAGATTGGAGAgggtgatcaagtcttccaaaatctATAAGGAATCTTTTATAGCGTAGGCACCATTactaggtctaaccaataggattagagataattaactaattatttGGAGCATATTTTACGCACATGTCAGGCGATATGTCACCTGCATGtaggttgtaatgacccaaaaatgctaatagggtttagtgccttgattagcatgccaggagggcataattggatatatgagTGTTTAAcagattaaatgcgtgactatgtggtatgcatgatttatatgattatgtgaatatattatattcatgtttatgagtattaaatatgcatgtgggccctttactaTTTATAAGGGCACATTtgcaattttggcccgttaagagtatatatgcaattatgtgtgataaatagatgagaccacattattatgtagatatatttgtactacttggctcgagacgatcctagtgatcggattagcaaaatagtcacatcggggtttaatacccgcctcggggggagcctaggggtattttgggaaattatagaatattttgggatttattgaataatgaataagtatttggtaattattcgGGCACGAAGGGATTAAATGGAATATGGTAGGAACACTTGacgaattagcgggaattgggaaaaaGATCGTTTTACCCTTAAAAACAATTAGAAGTTTGAGTAGATTTAGGGGCATTTTGGCCCACTTTGATTAAGGGATATGGTAAATTATACTTTAGGCTTAACCAGAACTCACTAGAAATTACTAGGTGGATTctcaacactctctctctctctctctctctctctctctctcacacacatcCACTGTAACGCCATACTGCCTTAGAcgcgttactaagtgagtttaaaatgtgcaactaactcgctaatcgaggttttaggacaaaagtataattaaatcataatcagagtcataaatttgaaaataaatctttcattgaaaaattataaagcatttaacatttgggatcccaaaaatattgtttaaaatatttacaactcaaaatataaccaaagtcgactaaacgacaaaattcaagtttagtacaatcatctccccaaaacacccctgaCCATGGCAACcaggtagaccagacatgtacgcgtcgctcatcacgctcaccatactcaaggttggtcgactttcactttgcctttacctgcatcatagagcacccatgagctgaagcccagcaagaaaaccctcacaagcagataacatatgcataacaacacataacatataaacatgtcgtcatcaggctatacatatacagccatgccgtcccaggcgcgttaccaggccctgggttcatgatctataccgtaaggatatcccaggtatcccttggggtctcgccatggcaactcgcacttcgcgtgctaaaaatgctcccggccccttgccgttctcggccttcgccgttcccgaccttcgTCATTCCATCATTTACATACACATATGATAAAGCTAAGTAGAAATCTAAACAATTatgaattcaatcaaagggccatgcccacaacacagtcatatagggacgagccctgcaacacaagctctatggaaacagcagttttcttacttgtgtctcgAGCTTTCTAAGCATCGATATCCCAAGCACAATTCCCTAGTTCGAGCCTCGCGGAAGCCCTAATCACCatgcattaacaatatccacccatcaagctctaatccattaaataacttcaagccataattctaatctccgggacattgaattctatcaatctgggtgataaaatccatgtCGAGCCTTAACTAGtaaattcccgagcctaaaacctcttaaaaacccaaaagtaCCTTAAGCGTCGCaaccctagggactcatgccacggcccccagctcaacccaaggccttgcctcaaaatagcccacacgtgtcgcggcccttcctgaagggcgccgcATCGCGCCTTCATTTCCAAGTGCCCCAAGTTCTATGGGGCcgcagctcagcaagaacagcgccacggc contains the following coding sequences:
- the LOC133792364 gene encoding uncharacterized protein LOC133792364, with protein sequence MQNYVKFLKDISTKNKRLGEFETVVLTEGCSAMLKNKIPPKLKDLGSFIIPISTGGRHVGKALCNLGASINLMSMSIFKKLRIGEARPTTLTLQLADRSMSGFTFVIVLKKQENDVLEVMWGSDDFADILLNQNREKNGCYF